A stretch of Chitinophagales bacterium DNA encodes these proteins:
- a CDS encoding pathogenicity locus yields MNTVQKELQTIPGIGKSIAADLINIGILNVKSLQYKNPYLLYRKIEIFYGLKQDPCLLYVMRCAVYFASTKVHDEEKLKWWYWKDQTIYESPISAQQKLGKSLRIPAVK; encoded by the coding sequence ATGAACACTGTACAAAAAGAATTGCAAACTATTCCCGGTATTGGAAAAAGCATTGCTGCAGATTTGATCAACATTGGCATCCTCAATGTAAAAAGCTTACAATATAAAAATCCTTACTTGCTCTACAGAAAAATAGAAATTTTTTATGGTCTAAAACAAGATCCCTGTCTTCTTTATGTAATGCGTTGTGCGGTTTACTTTGCTTCTACTAAAGTACATGATGAAGAAAAATTAAAGTGGTGGTACTGGAAAGACCAAACTATTTATGAATCTCCCATATCCGCTCAGCAAAAATTAGGTAAGAGCCTCCGTATTCCAGCTGTTAAATAG
- a CDS encoding alpha/beta hydrolase translates to MSPEQMNNYFRDKPMPPRFITYKELNHQMFYATTGSDTNQLILFVHGAPGSWDAFIKYLGDTVLMNHAQLVSVDRPGYGKSGLGQSVASIEDQARMIQPILDANKSNKPAIIIGHSLGGAVIARIAMDYPDKVGELIFLAPAIDPDHEKIWKISYPANWKIFKWMVPPVWKVTNDEKLSHSAELKKMLPLWSDIHCHCVYMYGAKDAIVPPENVEFAKRMLVNAPLEIIAFPHENHFIPWTKKDSIIKVILNCLRK, encoded by the coding sequence ATTAGCCCTGAACAGATGAATAATTATTTCAGGGATAAGCCTATGCCTCCCAGATTTATTACATATAAGGAGTTAAACCACCAGATGTTTTATGCCACCACAGGAAGCGATACCAACCAGTTAATATTATTTGTTCATGGTGCTCCTGGATCCTGGGATGCCTTTATAAAATACTTAGGTGACACAGTTCTGATGAACCATGCACAGCTTGTTTCTGTCGACAGGCCTGGTTATGGAAAGTCAGGGCTTGGTCAGTCTGTAGCTTCTATAGAAGACCAGGCCAGGATGATTCAACCGATTTTAGATGCTAATAAATCAAATAAGCCGGCAATAATAATAGGTCACTCTCTCGGGGGAGCCGTTATTGCCCGTATAGCAATGGATTACCCAGATAAAGTGGGAGAACTGATTTTCTTAGCTCCCGCCATTGATCCCGATCATGAAAAAATCTGGAAGATCAGCTATCCTGCCAACTGGAAAATTTTTAAATGGATGGTTCCTCCTGTTTGGAAGGTGACCAATGATGAAAAGCTAAGCCACTCTGCAGAACTTAAAAAAATGCTTCCTCTCTGGTCTGATATTCATTGCCATTGTGTATACATGTATGGCGCAAAGGATGCAATAGTTCCCCCTGAAAATGTAGAATTTGCGAAAAGAATGCTGGTGAATGCGCCCCTAGAGATAATTGCTTTTCCTCATGAAAACCATTTTATTCCATGGACTAAAAAGGATTCAATAATCAAAGTAATCCTGAATTGTTTGAGAAAATAA
- a CDS encoding amidohydrolase, with protein MKADLNITFIQTSLHWQNRKANLEMLAEKIISVDLPTDLILLPEMFTTGFSMSPEIFAETIGGEAMTWMRLMAEQTSAVICGSMMMNDGVHYYNRLIWMRPDGSFEHYDKRHLFGLGEENQHYTRGNKKILVELNGWKILPLICYDLRFPVWSRNSEFFDLILYVANWPERRIYAWKQLLISRAIENQCYVAGVNRVGYDGNEVYHSGNSMTVDPAGEVLIQQEHNETVFTSTLSHQHLIHLRQKYPFLKDQDQFKFES; from the coding sequence ATGAAAGCTGACTTAAATATAACCTTCATTCAAACATCCCTGCATTGGCAAAACCGGAAGGCGAACCTTGAAATGCTTGCCGAAAAAATCATTTCTGTGGATCTTCCAACAGACCTGATTTTACTTCCTGAAATGTTTACTACAGGCTTTTCCATGTCTCCGGAAATTTTTGCAGAGACGATTGGCGGTGAAGCAATGACGTGGATGAGGCTAATGGCAGAACAAACCAGTGCAGTTATTTGCGGAAGCATGATGATGAATGATGGAGTCCACTACTATAATCGCTTAATCTGGATGCGCCCTGATGGAAGCTTTGAGCATTATGATAAAAGGCACTTATTCGGCTTGGGTGAAGAAAATCAGCATTACACCAGAGGCAATAAAAAAATTCTAGTCGAATTGAACGGGTGGAAAATACTTCCCTTGATTTGCTATGATCTTCGCTTTCCTGTGTGGAGCAGAAATTCAGAGTTCTTTGATTTAATATTGTACGTTGCTAACTGGCCGGAACGCAGAATTTATGCATGGAAGCAATTATTAATTTCCAGGGCAATAGAAAATCAATGTTATGTGGCAGGGGTGAACCGCGTAGGTTACGATGGAAATGAAGTATATCACAGTGGTAATAGTATGACAGTTGATCCTGCTGGTGAAGTATTAATACAGCAAGAGCATAACGAAACAGTTTTCACAAGCACTCTTTCACATCAGCACCTTATTCACCTTCGGCAGAAATATCCTTTTTTAAAGGACCAGGATCAGTTTAAGTTTGAGAGCTAA
- a CDS encoding amidohydrolase, producing MHTHIIPQQLPEWTKKFGYGGFVHLEHHRPCCAKMMVDNKFFREINDNCWDAEVRMKECEHFEVEVQVLSTIPVMFSYWARPLDCLEVSRFLNDHIAGIVQTFPHRFAGLGTVPLQSVDMAIREMERCMKELNMAGVQIGSNVNQKNLSEPEFFPFFEAAQNMNASIFVHPWEMMGREQMQHYWLPWLVGMPAETSRAICSMIFGGVFERLPDLKVAFAHGGGSFSATIGRIEHGFRERPDLVAVDNPVSPKSYLGKFYFDSLVHDEKMLGYIIDLMGEDKICLGTDYPFPLGESEAGKMIEEMDIKEELKKKLLWENGWKWLGKK from the coding sequence ATCCATACTCACATTATCCCTCAGCAATTACCTGAATGGACTAAAAAATTTGGATATGGTGGATTTGTTCACCTTGAGCACCACAGGCCATGTTGTGCAAAAATGATGGTTGATAATAAATTTTTCCGGGAGATAAATGATAATTGCTGGGATGCAGAGGTTAGAATGAAAGAGTGCGAACATTTTGAGGTGGAAGTTCAGGTGCTCAGTACCATTCCTGTTATGTTTAGCTATTGGGCCAGGCCACTTGATTGCCTGGAAGTCTCGAGATTTTTAAATGATCACATTGCCGGAATTGTTCAAACATTTCCTCACCGCTTTGCAGGTTTGGGTACTGTACCTCTCCAATCGGTGGATATGGCGATCAGGGAGATGGAACGCTGCATGAAAGAACTAAATATGGCGGGAGTTCAGATTGGTTCTAATGTAAATCAGAAAAATTTAAGTGAGCCTGAATTTTTTCCTTTTTTTGAAGCGGCGCAGAATATGAATGCGTCAATATTTGTTCATCCATGGGAGATGATGGGTCGCGAGCAAATGCAGCATTATTGGTTGCCGTGGCTTGTGGGTATGCCGGCTGAAACTTCCCGTGCAATTTGTTCCATGATTTTCGGTGGTGTCTTTGAAAGGTTACCGGATCTGAAGGTAGCTTTTGCCCATGGAGGTGGATCATTTTCTGCTACCATTGGCAGAATTGAACATGGATTTCGGGAACGTCCTGACCTGGTGGCTGTGGACAATCCAGTAAGTCCTAAAAGTTATCTCGGTAAATTTTATTTTGATTCGCTGGTCCATGATGAAAAAATGTTGGGGTATATTATAGACTTAATGGGGGAAGATAAAATTTGCCTCGGTACTGATTATCCTTTTCCTTTGGGAGAATCGGAAGCTGGCAAAATGATTGAAGAGATGGATATTAAAGAAGAATTGAAAAAGAAATTACTTTGGGAGAATGGCTGGAAATGGTTAGGAAAAAAATAG